From the Methanocorpusculum sp. genome, the window TCCGTAGCATCGGCAGGGTTCGTGATGCTTCTTGCGCCGGTTTCGATGGCGTTCATTGGAATTCCTGCGGGTTCTCTCACGGGAAAATTTGGATGCATGCATCTCTGCAATACTGCTGCCGTAATTATGGCAGCCGGTCTTCTGATTCTTGTGTTCAGTGTCATCCTTACCAGTCTGCCGTTGCTGTTTGCCGGACTTCTTTTGCTTGGGCTTGGCATGGGACTGAATGAAGGGCCAAGCATGCAGAGAATCACTATTCACAGTCCCCGGGAGATGCAGGGGTCTTCGGGTGGTCTGATATTTACGGTAATGAATATCGGATGCATTCTTGGAGTGGCAGTGTTTTCGGTCGCGGCATCACTGGGGTCCGGGAGCGGTGAAGTGTATACTGATCAGGGTGTGGCTATTGCCTGTATTGTGGGTTTGACGGCAACGGTTTTTGCATATGCTGCCTCCCGTCTTGCACGTGACCAAATTCGCTGTTGATCTGTTTTTTTTTAATAAAAAACCCCGTATGTGGGCAATTTCAACGCATAAACTCCCATTATACATACCTTTATTACCTCAGGGGGAAATCAATAAATTAAACCCTTTGGAGGAAAAAAACATGTCAGAACTCTACAAAAAGATGATTACTGAGGCAATGGCTGCACAGCATGCCGATGTCGAAGTGCTTAAAGAAAGACGTGGAAAGCATTTCACGCTCAAAGACGCCCGCCCCTATGTTGAGGCGGTTGCAAAGATGACCGTCGGTCCAAAACAGAGCGCTTCTGTCATCAATCTGCACAAAGACTCAGTGAAGACGCATTTTGACGTTCTCTCTGGTCTGACCAGACATGTCAGGCCCGAAGACGATCCTTTTGTTGAACATTATCAGACGCCTGTCGTTCTTGAGATCCTTCGGGACCAGGATGCAAAGTTTGCAAAAAGTCTGGAGATCTTTGCTGACTCGATCAAAACCCATGAGGCGATCATCGGTAAAGAGGCCGCACGCTGTTATGCAGGTTTCTACGGTCCCACCTGTGTTGTTGACTTTGCTCTGATGCCGGGCTCAACAAGCAATGTCGTCAATCAGATCCTCACAAAAACCGAGATGCCGATCGCTCACAAGCAGGCGATCCTTGCCGCAAAATCATGGGGAATGAACACCTCATATGGTATTGGCGATCTCTTTGCAAAACGTATTGAAGCCGGCGACTCTCTTGCCGAAGCCTCGAGAAAAGAGGTCCGTCAGCTTCAGGATCTCTACCGGAATCCGGTAGATGCTCAGGCGAAACTCATGCAAAAAGCAGGTATGAAATCCTTCTCCGCAAGGAGATATATGGAGAACTACCGTAAAGGCATGGAAAAAACCGTGAAAGCGGCCATCGATGACGGGGTCCATTATGGAAATATCGCCACGATCCCTGCATACTGTGTAGGTGATGTGTCCCACCACATTTCCCAGTCAACATTCAACATGTGCAAGGATGATGTGATCATGGCAACTATCGAGGCGGTCACAAATGTCATCGAAAAGACACTTCTTGCCGCGATTCCAAGCATCAAAACACCCTACCAGCTTCTGAATGTGGCAACCGGTGCTTCTGCTGCGGCAACTGAGTATATTCTGGAGCTTGATGCATTCAATGCTCCAATGATCGTGGATCTTCTGACGAAGAGATATCACAACCTTGTAATGATCAATCCGACCAGGGGGGCAGCTGCCGAACTGCACAACTGTGATTTCATGGATATGATCTACCGCGGATGGAAGATCCTTGATAAAGCCCAGAGAGTTAAGAATGGATCAGGTAAACCGCTCGTACCCAAAATTGATGGAATCCCCATCGATCTCTCACCAATCCATGAGAACGAAGTGCTCATGAACCCCCAGCGCTATGCATATCCGGCATGCGCCATCACCGTTCGTGCCTCTGCTCTTATGCGGCTTGCTGACTATCCGTGTCTTCTGACGAGTGAACCGATTACAGCAACAATGATGACCAACATCATTGCGCTCGACAAAAAGACCGTGGCAGCCCCGGTGCGTTCCTGTAAGAGTTGTGCAACAGCATGTCTTGTCGGAGCTCGGCACCAGTACTGCCAGTACCGAGAGGCTGTCTAGATGAAATGTTACGTGTGTGAGCATGAGGGGGTCGACCGGGATGCAACCGGCGTCTGTATCGTATGCGGCATGGGTCTTTGCACGAAACATATGGTTCGTTCCGATGTTGAGACCTGGGAGGGGGGGTACCCCTTCCCGGCAAAGAAACTGAAGCATCCGATCCCCCGGATACTTTGTCCTGAGTGCAGCAAAGCTTGGAATGGAGAAAAGTAATGGATCTCATTAAGCGTTCTCTCGCAGAACTCGTCGGCACGATGATCCTTGTGTTCATTGGCTGTGGGTCCGTCGTGATGATGCTGATGCTTGCTGCAGGTACGACTACGTCGACCTCATTCGACATAGGAATCGGAGCTCTTGGCGGAATGGGTGACTGGTTAGGTATCAGTGCTGCATTCGGTCTGGCTGTCGCAACAGTAATCTATGCACTTGGAACCGTGTCGGGTGCTCATATCAACCCTGCGGTGAGCATAGCTCTCTGCGCGATCCGGAAGTTCCCGGTGAAGGACACGATCGTATATGTCATTGCCCAATGTATCGGCGCAGCTATTGGCGCAGCGTTGTTGTTCCTTATTATCGGACCAGAATCGCTCAGTGTTGGCGGACTCGGAGCAACTGCCCCGTTCCCCGGGATCTCTCTCTGGCAAGCTCTCCTGGCAGAAATAGTTGGGACGTTTATCCTCATGCTCGTGATCATGGGTGTTGCCGTTAACAAGAAAGCACCTGCAGGGTTTGCCGGTCTTGCAATCGGTGCGGCCGTCACTGCCGTCATCGTCGCAACCGGGAACATTTCAGGCGGCTCGATCAACCCGGCAAGATCCTTTGGTCCTGATTTTATGAGACTGATCTTATCCGGATCTGATGCCCTCTGGACGACATACCCGATCTATATAGCCGGTCCTATTATCGGCGCCGTACTCGCAGCGTTCTTCTATGAGTTCGTTGCGGGAAAACCTGAGTAATCAGGAATACAATCCTATTTTTTAATATGTTCTGTGAAAGCTGCAGTCGCTGGCTAAAAAAAGGGTTATGACCGTTCGCCGTAGATCCTTTTGATCTCGTGCGCCTCGGCGGTTTTGTCTTTTCTGGTAATGATATTTCCTTTCCGAAGTTTGATTCTTGTCACGCGGAACTGTCTGCCGCCAACGGATGTGATGTGATCAACTGTATAGACTTTGTTCCCTTCGACATTCTCGTAAAGCGGGATCGTTATGGCGCCTTTGTTCAGTGAAGCACGAATGATGACCTGATCGACAAGTCTGGCCCAGAGTACTTCTATTTTTTCCGCAGGCAGTTTTTGTCTGCGTGCATTATTTTCCTCGATTGAGGTGACCTCAACACTGAAAGAATCTTCACCCACCTCCGCAACCAGATAATCACCGACCGTGATGGTGTCTCCTTCAATCAGATCGATCGTTCCGGTGTGTGAATCATTTCCATAGCTTACTACGGCCTTTACGGTCAAAACCCGTGGTTCTTTCAAAGTGACCCGCATTACATGTCCGCAGACGGTACATTTTACAACTGCTTCCGGGGGCTCTTTCAGAATCTCAAAGTCTGTTTCCTCGCCGCAGACCGGACAGTCGAGTAGTATGATATCGTTATCCATACCTCATATGTTGTATTTTCAAGGAGATAAGCACACCCTCAAATTGAAAAGACATAACCCGTTTTTCTCTTACACATGTTATATCTGAGTTCACAGACAACACGTATTCAAGCGCATGTCAGTAACCGAAATCATCCACTGTCGCGGACATAAAAATGTATTGGGGCTTCACAAGAGCACGTTTGAGATCACCAAAGAGACTGAACTCTCGCCAAACGGTGATTGTATAATTGCCGTTGGAGCTGACAAGGGAGCAGTCGATTTATCTCCCGAATTCCGTAAGGCAGTCGCGGATGACACGGCGGTCCTTCGCACAACGCTCACCTGCGGGGAACTTTCCGTAACGATTCTCTCCCAGGGCGCATCCGGCATAACGCTGACTCATCCTACGGATATAGTATGGAGGAGAAGCACCTTCGTCTGTCCGAGGACCATTGCCGTCTACAGTGATCACACCGCGTCGCTTCTCCCCCGCGAGCTTGTGGCTGCGTTACAGCGCGGGGCCGAACTTACTGTGACTCTGACGATTGAGGAACTTCAGTGATCGTCAGCTCTGCTTTTTGTAAAAATGTTTCGCATTTCTGGATGAGTGTCATTCCTCTCTGGTGAAGTTTCACTGCCTCCTCGATCGGGGTGTTTGGATCATCAAGCTGTTTTGCGATTTCACGCAGTTCGGCGATCATCTCTTCGTACGTTGGTTCGGTTTCTTTTTTGGTCATTTGATACTCTCCACGACCGATGTAATTTCTCCATCGGCAAGTTTCAGGTTGAGCCGGTCATCTTTGGCGATCTTTTTCACGGAACGGACAACTGCGCCGTCTTTCCACACGAGAGCATATCCTCGTTCAAGCGGTTTGTAAGGATCACGTCCGAGGATGATCTCCTTCTGCGCAAGAAACGCGAGACGTGCATTCGTGATCCTGTTTTGTGCACCTTTCTGCATCATCACTGACCATGCTCTGCATGCCTCCCGTTCAACATCGATTCTTCTGAGAGCTGCTCTTCTGATTCGCTCTTCGAGTTCAGCTGTCTGCTGGTGCATGAGATCCAGTTTTCGGGTCAGGCGGGTAGGATCTACTCTGATCTTCATCTCGGCAACGTTTTTCTGTTCTGCTGAAAGAAGCCAGACCATTCTGTCATGGATGGATCTTCGGTCCTTTTCAAGTTTTTCGAGAAGCACTGAATGGTCAGGGACTACGGTCTCGGCTGCCGCTGAAGGGGTCGGAACTCGTCGGTCTGCGGCAAAATCTGAGAGGGTCGTGTCGGTTTCATGCCCGACCGCGCTGATGATCGGAACAGTTGAGCTCCGGATCGCGGTGACTACATCCGGATGGTTGAAGACGAACAGATCTTCAAAACTCCCGCCGCCTCTAGCGATGATGATCACATCTGCTTTATCCTGCAGAGACTGGATCGCAGACACGATGCCCTTCTCTGCTCCGTCACCTTGAACAGATGTACCTGCGAGCAGGATCGGCAGAGGAAACCGTCTGCCGATAACATTTATGATGTCCTGCAGGACCGATCCGGTTTTTGAGGTAACGATCCCGATGTTTCTTGGAAAAAGCGGCGGGTCACGAATTTCTGCCTGCGGCCTCGGGATGATCCCTTTTGCCTCCAGCTCTTTTCTCCACTGTTCTTTCAGAAGGTAAAGTCCTGCTTTTCCAAAAAGCGCTGGTTCCATTTTCTTGATGATGAACTGGAGTCTTCCCCCTGCCGGATAAAAATCAACCAGACCTGTTGCTTGGATAAGCATGCCGTCTTTCACAGAAAATGGGAGATTTTTGACCGAATATTTCCACATCACGCAGGATATGGATGCTGGATTATCCCCTTGTTCAGTTAGTGAGAAGTATAGATGCCCGGACGCATTCGGACGATATCCGGTGATCTCTCCTCTGACAACGATATCGGTGAGAAGCGGGCAGTCAACAACTTCACGTATCCGCTTTGCAAGTTCAGATACGCTAAGGGTGGTGTCTGAAGCTCCTAGCGTTGAGTTTTCCGTAATCGGAGTAAGAAGCGAGGACTCTGACTCCTCGTTACCAAACGCAAGCGTCTTTTGCTGAGCTATCCGCTTCTTTCCTGCCATATACGATACATTTAGTTGCTGACATGAGAAATATAACGGTCAATGATCCGACTCGCCGCGTCTTCTATGTTCTTTCATGAATATGAACCTCAGGAAATTTTTGCCGCAGTAGAGATAGCCGGAGCCGATACAATTGAGTTCTGGATGGAAACTCCGACTTTCTGGATGCGAGGGGCGAACGTCTCAGAACTTATCGAGTTGTTGGATCTCTACCCTGCCTTTGCGAAGATCGCGATGCATGCCCCGGTATTCGAACTGAATCCCTGCTCATTTAATGCAAAGGTTGCGGACCTGACAGCAGAATACACGCTAGCCTGTATGGATATTCTGGAGCAGCTTGGCGGAGGTGTTCTCACCATCCATCCCGGAAAGCGGACATCCAAACGTCCCATCAGCCCGATCGACAAAGAACGGTTTGTTCATTATATTGATAGAGTGGGTAATGCCGCTGTCGGCAGCTCAGTCACCGTTGCTCTTGAAAATATGCCGCCCGCGGTGAATGCCCACATGGTCACGGCAAAGGAGATCCGTACTGTTCTGGATGAGTATGCCTGGCTCTCATTCACGTGGGATTATGCTCATGCATGCCTGACAGGTGATCCGTTTTCCTTCCCCCGGGAATGCGGCGAGCGAATCGTGAATATTCATACAAGTAAGGGTGACCGGAAGTCAATGCACTCGCCGCTTGCCGGAACACCAGAAGCGACCGAACTCAGAAACGTTCTTTCAGAGATAGGATATGGAGGTCTGATGACTTTCGAACTTGAAGACCTGAGCCTTGAACCGCATGATAATAATCTCTGTCCTTGTCCCTTGTCCTATGAGAAAAAGACCGCGATCCTCGCTCGTGAAGTTGAAGAGTTTTCCCGATGCCGATGTATTTAAGAAAACATACGTATAAATTAATATAGAGATTTTAACCAATGGCTGTTCCCAGACATAAAAATAGATCTGCCGCATATGCGGCGTGGACGTTATGGTAGTTTATACGAATATCATCATTTTTATCATCTTGCTGATCTGTTCGGCCTTTTTTTCGGCCTCTGAGGTTGCCCTTGTGGGTATTAGCCGTGCAAAGGTTCGTGCACTTTCCGACACCGGTAAACGGGGAAAACGGCTTGAAAAATTAAAAAATAAGCCGGATCATTTCCTAATTACGATCCTGATCGGTAATAATATCGCAAACGTCGGGGCTGCTGCTCTTGCGACTGCCGTTGCCTTGGAGTTTTTCCAGAACAACGGGGTTGCGATCGCGACTGGAGTTGTAACTCTCCTGCTGCTGGTATTTGGTGAGATCGGTCCAAAGACCTATGCCAACCGTCAGCTGGAACGTGTTGCACTGTTTGTTGCAACACCAATCTATTTCCTAACGAAGCTCCTATCACCGTTCTTCTATATTTATGACCGGTTCCGGAAGAAGAACACTTCTCCGTCAGTGACTGAAGAGGAGATCCGTGAATGGATCGATGTTGGAGAGATGGAAGGAGCAATCGAAGAGGAAGAGAAGGAGATGATCTACTCTGTTCTCCGGTTCAATGATACAACGGCAAAAGAGATCATGACGCCGAGACCTGATGTTGCGGTGATCGAGGATACTGTGACCCTTGAAGAAGCTGTTTCACATTTCAGGGAAACCGGTTTTTCACGTGTACCGGTGTATCATGACAAGACTGACAACATCGTCGGAACCCTCAACTTCAAGGATCTCTTTAATGCCTACTCGACAGATAACCGCAAAGCCTCTGTCAAGACCCTGATGCTTGATGTCTACTGCGTGCCTGAATCAAAGAAGATCGATGTTCTTCTTCGCGAACTTCAGGTGCGGCGTGTCCATATGGCGATCATCCTGGATGAGTTTGGGGGATTTTCTGGTGTTGTGACGTTCGAAGACATTCTTGAGGAGCTCGTTGGCGATATCATGGATGAATCCGACGGCGATGAAGTCTCAGATATTATTCCGATCGGTGAAGGTCTGTATATGATCGACGCGCAGGTCCGTGTTGCCCAGTTAAATGACCGGTTTGATATTTCCCTCCCAGAGGATCCGGGAAATTATGAAACGATCGGCGGTCTGGTCTTCTCTCAACTGGGTCATATCCCCCGTCTCGGAGAGTCGATCCCGCTTCCCCGGAAAAACATCACGCTTGTTGTAACCAAGATGCGGGGAAGGCAGATCCTGAAGGTCAAAATGATCCTTCCTCCTCCGGAATATGATGATCAGGATATAAGCGGGGAGTAACCCCGTTACTTTTTTAGATCCCTGCGTAGAGTTTTTTCCACTTTTCAACGATCCGGTAGCTGGGATTTGCTTTCAGGATAAGGTCCCGAATCACCTGCGGATCATCTGGCAGATGATACGTGCACACAGAGATCTTTGGTCCCTGTTTTGCAAGAGTCTCTTGTGCTCCGACGAGCATCCGGCGTTCAGATCCTTCTATGTCTGCTTTAATGAAATCCACGGTCAGGGAGTTTTCTGCACAAAAAGCATCTATGGTGGTGACAGGTACCGTTTCCTGTCTGCCTTTCTGATCGAAGATCATGGATGAGCCGACCAGTGTATCTGTGAGGACTGTAAATGTGGCGTTACCAGCCGTATCACCGACTGCGTAAGGAATGATTTTCACCTGATTAGCGAGATCCTGATTGAGTTCAAGTGTTTTCTGGAGAATGCCTCTCGCTTCACGGATCGGCTCGAATGCATAGACCTCGGCCCCTTTGGATGCTGCAAGGATGGAAAACACTCCAAGATTTGCCCCGCAGTCAAATACCACATCCCCAGTATCGATCCTGACGTCTCCCCATTCGTAGGGTCCTTCATCGGTGTAATGATATCTCCCAAGCAGAGCAGGATAGAGAATATCTCCGATCTCCATCGCGTAATATGCCTCTTCGCGGGTCGGATGTGTCTCGTGGGAAAGGACAGGCAGCCGGATCCCGCCGATTTCAAGACAGTCTTTCGATTTTATATAATATCTATCGAAGATTTTCCGATATTGATTTCGGTAAAAATCTTCTGTTCTGCTGTTTTTCGTCAGTTGATAGCGTAGACGGTCAAAAAACGGAACCTCATGCATCGTCGGGTATCACTTTCTTGTTTGCTGCTTCACGTTTGACGATCCGGAAACTGGCAATAGAGCCGATCATGATATTTGAGTAATACAGGATCATTCGCAGGAGGACAACAAAGAGTCCAACAACTGAACTTGGGATGATGAGGGAGTAAAATCCTGCGTAGGCGAGTTCCGCAATACCAGCTGCTCCCGGGGTTAACGGGACCATCATTATGACTGCGATGATCAGCTGGAACACGATCGACAAAAGCACATTCGGCGGATATCCAAGTCCCATGAGAATGATCGATGCAACCGAATACTCGCAGGCCCACAGACAAAATGTCAGTATAAATCCAATAAACAGTCCCCACTTAGCTTTTCCGGCAAAGAGCTTGAACGTGTTATAGAATTGATCGACTCCGTCATTGATCTGTTCGGTTATTTTCTCGATCTTTTCGGGGTTCATTTTCTTCATAAACAGCCCCCCGATCTTCAGCGAGAGCTTTTTGATGAGGGCCGGTTTTCGCATTACTGCGACCAGAATTATCAGAAGTCCGGTAAAAAATGCCGTCCCGCACCAGGCTGCGATGATCAGACCTTCCGGGATCTCTCCGTTATTGTATACAAAGGAGAAGAGTCCCATGGCCAAGATCACTCCGAGGACCATGAGGACAGCTTCCATGAGTCTTTCGATCAAGACCACTGCCGTTGCGTCCGCCACCGGCATATTTGCCTTGTAAAGCTCGTGGATCCTGACCGGCTCTCCACCAATTTGTGAGGGAGTGATGGCCGCAACCAGTTGTCCTGCACATACCATATTGAGGGAGTGACCAAACGGTACTTTGTATCCCAGAGATCGGCACATAACCACGATCCTGGCGGCCCAAAAACACATGGCAAGCATGTGTATCATGAATGCAAGAAGCAGATATAATGGATTTAACTGCTGAATAGCAATGATAGTATCTTCGTTGAATGTCAGAAGTACGACTATCAGAAGAACCGCGAGCGACAACCCGATTGAGATCCAGAGAAATTTTTTCTGCTTTGCATCCATGCTATTCAATAAACGTTGATTGCTGAGAATTTATATTTAGAGGTTTACCGGCTCATCTTTCTGAGTTTTTGACTCGCGGCGGACGATTATCATGCTTGCGATGAATCCAATGACGATATTGAAGTAATACATGATAAGCCGCCACAAGAGAACAAACACACCTATTAGAGAAGTTGGGATAATCAGGGCGTAGAATCCTGCCATGGATACTTCAGCAATTCCTACTCCGCCGGGTGTGAGAGGGATCATCATGATCACGGTAATGAGGATCATGAAGATGAACGAGAGAATGTAGTTTGGCGGCAGACCGAGCCCGACCATCAGAACGGAGGCGATCACAAATTCGTTGATCCAGTAGAGGGCACTGAACACGAGCCCGTAGAACATTCCTGTTTTTGATTTACCAGTGAAGTGTCGAAGTGTCGCATAGAATTTTTCCATGTGCATGTCGATTTTTCTCTGATATTCTTGAATGACATCCGGTGATTTTTTCCGGCCAAGCAGGTGAAGCAGTTTGTTTACAACTCTGTTTGACCATGCATGGTTTTTGGCAATGATCAGGAATAGGATGAGAAGGCCTGCGAAGACTCCGGCTCCAATGTACGCAACGATCATGTATGCTTCCGGGAAGTTGAGGTCGGCAAAAAACATTCCAAGAAGAAACACGCCAATTACCGTCCCCCCTGCAAGCACGATTGCATCGAATACTCGCTCCATGATTACTACTGCAGTAGCTTCTCCACCGGGAACATGTACTTTGGTGAGTTCATAGACTCTGACCGGTTCACCGCCGATCTGGGAGGGGGTAACTGACGCAAGGAACATATTGGAACAGACGAGATTGAATGAATGGATAAACGGCACTTTATAGCCGAGCGATCTGCACATGAGTTTGATGCGTAGCGCCCAGAAGCCAAGGGAGATTATATGCATGCCAAATGCAAGGAGAATGATCCACGGATTGCATTTCTCTAGTTCAATAAGTGTGGTGGTGTCAATGGTGAGGATCAACATCACAAAAAGAACGACAAAACTGATACCCAGAGAAATAAACAGCCATCTCTTTTGTGATTTATCCATAGTTACCCCAGAATGATGACTACTAGTTGAACCGAATCTGATATATGTTTTGTAGTTGATAGAGGGTCGGAGACCCGAGATCATGAGCAAGGCAGAATGCCTTGCGAAAGGGAGAGGTGCAAAGCCCCGAATCCTTGAGCAAGGTAGAATAACTTGCGACTTGATGAGGGCCGAAGTCTCACTTCCGATTCAACGATATTAGTGTAGCTGAGAATCAGGTTTCGATCCCGTACTCTTTCAAAGCAATCAAAGATCTCAGGGTTACCCACTTGGAGGGCTCTCCCTTTTTCTCAATTGAGATAAGAGTTCTGCCGTTGAAAGTATTTTCCAGTTTCCAAGTTCCATTATCCAGACGCTTCTTTTTTAGTATATCAACGGCATCCTGCAGCCTTGAATCACGAATTCCTAGTTCATGAAAAATAACGAGCAGTTCCAGAATGTCGGTCTGATACATGAGAGGGAATCCGAATTTCAGCCACCCGGGTTTGGCAACTTCCTGAAGATTGTGACTCTTTTTATAGAGATGGTGTATCAGGAAATACTCCGTCAACTTTTCAATAGTCTCATTGATTTCAATGGTTCGCTGGTCATTTGGGATAGCAGTTAACCCCTTCAGTGTTTTGGCAACCCCCATATGGCACGAATGAGCTCCGAAGCACATTTTCCGTCGGTCATACAGCTCTCCTTTCGGCGGCTGAAGGATGCCGTCATCTGCCCGCTGATACGTCGTGATCCATTGGATGGCCTGC encodes:
- a CDS encoding DUF2193 domain-containing protein, whose product is MSELYKKMITEAMAAQHADVEVLKERRGKHFTLKDARPYVEAVAKMTVGPKQSASVINLHKDSVKTHFDVLSGLTRHVRPEDDPFVEHYQTPVVLEILRDQDAKFAKSLEIFADSIKTHEAIIGKEAARCYAGFYGPTCVVDFALMPGSTSNVVNQILTKTEMPIAHKQAILAAKSWGMNTSYGIGDLFAKRIEAGDSLAEASRKEVRQLQDLYRNPVDAQAKLMQKAGMKSFSARRYMENYRKGMEKTVKAAIDDGVHYGNIATIPAYCVGDVSHHISQSTFNMCKDDVIMATIEAVTNVIEKTLLAAIPSIKTPYQLLNVATGASAAATEYILELDAFNAPMIVDLLTKRYHNLVMINPTRGAAAELHNCDFMDMIYRGWKILDKAQRVKNGSGKPLVPKIDGIPIDLSPIHENEVLMNPQRYAYPACAITVRASALMRLADYPCLLTSEPITATMMTNIIALDKKTVAAPVRSCKSCATACLVGARHQYCQYREAV
- a CDS encoding DUF2180 family protein, producing the protein MKCYVCEHEGVDRDATGVCIVCGMGLCTKHMVRSDVETWEGGYPFPAKKLKHPIPRILCPECSKAWNGEK
- a CDS encoding MIP/aquaporin family protein, yielding MDLIKRSLAELVGTMILVFIGCGSVVMMLMLAAGTTTSTSFDIGIGALGGMGDWLGISAAFGLAVATVIYALGTVSGAHINPAVSIALCAIRKFPVKDTIVYVIAQCIGAAIGAALLFLIIGPESLSVGGLGATAPFPGISLWQALLAEIVGTFILMLVIMGVAVNKKAPAGFAGLAIGAAVTAVIVATGNISGGSINPARSFGPDFMRLILSGSDALWTTYPIYIAGPIIGAVLAAFFYEFVAGKPE
- a CDS encoding HVO_0476 family zinc finger protein, with amino-acid sequence MDNDIILLDCPVCGEETDFEILKEPPEAVVKCTVCGHVMRVTLKEPRVLTVKAVVSYGNDSHTGTIDLIEGDTITVGDYLVAEVGEDSFSVEVTSIEENNARRQKLPAEKIEVLWARLVDQVIIRASLNKGAITIPLYENVEGNKVYTVDHITSVGGRQFRVTRIKLRKGNIITRKDKTAEAHEIKRIYGERS
- a CDS encoding DUF371 domain-containing protein; its protein translation is MSVTEIIHCRGHKNVLGLHKSTFEITKETELSPNGDCIIAVGADKGAVDLSPEFRKAVADDTAVLRTTLTCGELSVTILSQGASGITLTHPTDIVWRRSTFVCPRTIAVYSDHTASLLPRELVAALQRGAELTVTLTIEELQ
- the xseB gene encoding exodeoxyribonuclease VII small subunit — its product is MTKKETEPTYEEMIAELREIAKQLDDPNTPIEEAVKLHQRGMTLIQKCETFLQKAELTITEVPQSSESQ
- the xseA gene encoding exodeoxyribonuclease VII large subunit — translated: MAGKKRIAQQKTLAFGNEESESSLLTPITENSTLGASDTTLSVSELAKRIREVVDCPLLTDIVVRGEITGYRPNASGHLYFSLTEQGDNPASISCVMWKYSVKNLPFSVKDGMLIQATGLVDFYPAGGRLQFIIKKMEPALFGKAGLYLLKEQWRKELEAKGIIPRPQAEIRDPPLFPRNIGIVTSKTGSVLQDIINVIGRRFPLPILLAGTSVQGDGAEKGIVSAIQSLQDKADVIIIARGGGSFEDLFVFNHPDVVTAIRSSTVPIISAVGHETDTTLSDFAADRRVPTPSAAAETVVPDHSVLLEKLEKDRRSIHDRMVWLLSAEQKNVAEMKIRVDPTRLTRKLDLMHQQTAELEERIRRAALRRIDVEREACRAWSVMMQKGAQNRITNARLAFLAQKEIILGRDPYKPLERGYALVWKDGAVVRSVKKIAKDDRLNLKLADGEITSVVESIK
- a CDS encoding sugar phosphate isomerase/epimerase, with translation MIRLAASSMFFHEYEPQEIFAAVEIAGADTIEFWMETPTFWMRGANVSELIELLDLYPAFAKIAMHAPVFELNPCSFNAKVADLTAEYTLACMDILEQLGGGVLTIHPGKRTSKRPISPIDKERFVHYIDRVGNAAVGSSVTVALENMPPAVNAHMVTAKEIRTVLDEYAWLSFTWDYAHACLTGDPFSFPRECGERIVNIHTSKGDRKSMHSPLAGTPEATELRNVLSEIGYGGLMTFELEDLSLEPHDNNLCPCPLSYEKKTAILAREVEEFSRCRCI
- a CDS encoding hemolysin family protein, with the translated sequence MVVYTNIIIFIILLICSAFFSASEVALVGISRAKVRALSDTGKRGKRLEKLKNKPDHFLITILIGNNIANVGAAALATAVALEFFQNNGVAIATGVVTLLLLVFGEIGPKTYANRQLERVALFVATPIYFLTKLLSPFFYIYDRFRKKNTSPSVTEEEIREWIDVGEMEGAIEEEEKEMIYSVLRFNDTTAKEIMTPRPDVAVIEDTVTLEEAVSHFRETGFSRVPVYHDKTDNIVGTLNFKDLFNAYSTDNRKASVKTLMLDVYCVPESKKIDVLLRELQVRRVHMAIILDEFGGFSGVVTFEDILEELVGDIMDESDGDEVSDIIPIGEGLYMIDAQVRVAQLNDRFDISLPEDPGNYETIGGLVFSQLGHIPRLGESIPLPRKNITLVVTKMRGRQILKVKMILPPPEYDDQDISGE
- a CDS encoding FkbM family methyltransferase codes for the protein MHEVPFFDRLRYQLTKNSRTEDFYRNQYRKIFDRYYIKSKDCLEIGGIRLPVLSHETHPTREEAYYAMEIGDILYPALLGRYHYTDEGPYEWGDVRIDTGDVVFDCGANLGVFSILAASKGAEVYAFEPIREARGILQKTLELNQDLANQVKIIPYAVGDTAGNATFTVLTDTLVGSSMIFDQKGRQETVPVTTIDAFCAENSLTVDFIKADIEGSERRMLVGAQETLAKQGPKISVCTYHLPDDPQVIRDLILKANPSYRIVEKWKKLYAGI
- a CDS encoding flippase-like domain-containing protein, whose protein sequence is MDAKQKKFLWISIGLSLAVLLIVVLLTFNEDTIIAIQQLNPLYLLLAFMIHMLAMCFWAARIVVMCRSLGYKVPFGHSLNMVCAGQLVAAITPSQIGGEPVRIHELYKANMPVADATAVVLIERLMEAVLMVLGVILAMGLFSFVYNNGEIPEGLIIAAWCGTAFFTGLLIILVAVMRKPALIKKLSLKIGGLFMKKMNPEKIEKITEQINDGVDQFYNTFKLFAGKAKWGLFIGFILTFCLWACEYSVASIILMGLGYPPNVLLSIVFQLIIAVIMMVPLTPGAAGIAELAYAGFYSLIIPSSVVGLFVVLLRMILYYSNIMIGSIASFRIVKREAANKKVIPDDA
- a CDS encoding flippase-like domain-containing protein, yielding MDKSQKRWLFISLGISFVVLFVMLILTIDTTTLIELEKCNPWIILLAFGMHIISLGFWALRIKLMCRSLGYKVPFIHSFNLVCSNMFLASVTPSQIGGEPVRVYELTKVHVPGGEATAVVIMERVFDAIVLAGGTVIGVFLLGMFFADLNFPEAYMIVAYIGAGVFAGLLILFLIIAKNHAWSNRVVNKLLHLLGRKKSPDVIQEYQRKIDMHMEKFYATLRHFTGKSKTGMFYGLVFSALYWINEFVIASVLMVGLGLPPNYILSFIFMILITVIMMIPLTPGGVGIAEVSMAGFYALIIPTSLIGVFVLLWRLIMYYFNIVIGFIASMIIVRRESKTQKDEPVNL